Proteins found in one Larimichthys crocea isolate SSNF chromosome I, L_crocea_2.0, whole genome shotgun sequence genomic segment:
- the gulp1a gene encoding PTB domain-containing engulfment adapter protein 1 isoform X2 yields MNRAFNRKKDKSWMHTPEALAKHYIPYNAKFLGNTEVEAPKGTEVVKDAVRKLKFQRHIKKSEGQKTPKVELQISIYGVKILDPKTKDVQHNCQLHRISFCADDKTDKRIFTFICKDSESNKHLCYVFDSEKCAEEITLTIGQAFDLAYKKFLESGGKDVETRKQIGSLQKRIQELETENSELKQQLQDLEEQLMIAHVPPPLHINAANEAYILQRPSSLFWCHSIKSLSCLEISSVTLTPMSSPESNLSAGLLTPPPAKPALLPPKPTEGCSIPRPRAGSISMKPQSTDVFDMVPFSPVTPLVPTPASNGCPPPPPTTLPPDIRKDLFGAEPFDPFTCGAADFPPDIQSKLDEMQRQRWRGSKWD; encoded by the exons ATAAATCATGGATGCACACCCCGGAGGCACTGGCCAAGCATTACATACCCTACAATGCCAAG TTCCTTGGAAACACAGAGGTTGAAGCCCCAAAAGGCACAGAAGTTGTAAAGGATGCTGTCCGAAAGCTAAAG TTTCAGAGACACATCAAGAAGTCAGAGGGACAGAAGACTCCCAAAGTGGAACTGCAGATCTCCATTTATGGCGTGAAGATACTAGATCCCAAGACAAAA gatGTGCAGCATAACTGTCAGTTACACAGGATATCCTTCTGTGCAGATGACAAAACCGATAAAAGGATATTCACTTTTATCTGCAAAGACTCTGAATCCAACAAACACCTCTGCTATGTGTTTGACAGTGAAAAGTGT GCAGAAGAGATTACTCTAACTATCGGTCAGGCCTTCGACTTGGCCTACAAGAAGTTCCTGGAGTCTGGAGGCAAAGACGTGGAAACCAGGAAACAGATTGGAAGCCTTCAGAAAAGA ATTCAAGAACTGGAAACAGAAAACTCTGAGCTAAAGCAGCAGCTTCAAGATCTGGAAGAACAGCTCATGATAGCTCATGTACCACCA ccGCTGCACATAAACGCAGCTAATGAAGCGTACATTCTGCAGaggccctcctctctcttctggTGTCACAGCATCAAGTCACTCTCCTGTCTGGAAATCTCATCTGTCACGCTCACTCCTATGAGCTCGCCGGAGTCCAACTTGTCCGCCGGGCTACTAACTCCTCCACCTGCCAAACCTGCTCTACTTCCTCCTAAACCTACTGAGGGATGCAGCATCCCCCGGCCTCGC GCAGGGAGCATCTCCATGAAACCGCAGTCCACGGACGTTTTTGACATGGTTCCCTTCTCTCCTGTGACACCGTTGGTGCCCACACCGGCCAGCAACGGctgcccaccaccaccaccgacCACATTACCACCAGACATAA GGAAAGatctgtttggtgctgagccATTTGATCCGTTCACCTGCGGGGCAGCTGACTTCCCTCCAGATATTCAGTCAAAGCTGGATGAGATGCAG CGTCAGAGATG GAGGGGTTCAAAATGGGACTAA
- the gulp1a gene encoding PTB domain-containing engulfment adapter protein 1 isoform X3: MNRAFNRKKDKSWMHTPEALAKHYIPYNAKFLGNTEVEAPKGTEVVKDAVRKLKFQRHIKKSEGQKTPKVELQISIYGVKILDPKTKDVQHNCQLHRISFCADDKTDKRIFTFICKDSESNKHLCYVFDSEKCAEEITLTIGQAFDLAYKKFLESGGKDVETRKQIGSLQKRIQELETENSELKQQLQDLEEQLMIAHVPPAGSISMKPQSTDVFDMVPFSPVTPLVPTPASNGCPPPPPTTLPPDIRKDLFGAEPFDPFTCGAADFPPDIQSKLDEMQEGFKMGLTLEGTVFSLDPLDSRC; this comes from the exons ATAAATCATGGATGCACACCCCGGAGGCACTGGCCAAGCATTACATACCCTACAATGCCAAG TTCCTTGGAAACACAGAGGTTGAAGCCCCAAAAGGCACAGAAGTTGTAAAGGATGCTGTCCGAAAGCTAAAG TTTCAGAGACACATCAAGAAGTCAGAGGGACAGAAGACTCCCAAAGTGGAACTGCAGATCTCCATTTATGGCGTGAAGATACTAGATCCCAAGACAAAA gatGTGCAGCATAACTGTCAGTTACACAGGATATCCTTCTGTGCAGATGACAAAACCGATAAAAGGATATTCACTTTTATCTGCAAAGACTCTGAATCCAACAAACACCTCTGCTATGTGTTTGACAGTGAAAAGTGT GCAGAAGAGATTACTCTAACTATCGGTCAGGCCTTCGACTTGGCCTACAAGAAGTTCCTGGAGTCTGGAGGCAAAGACGTGGAAACCAGGAAACAGATTGGAAGCCTTCAGAAAAGA ATTCAAGAACTGGAAACAGAAAACTCTGAGCTAAAGCAGCAGCTTCAAGATCTGGAAGAACAGCTCATGATAGCTCATGTACCACCA GCAGGGAGCATCTCCATGAAACCGCAGTCCACGGACGTTTTTGACATGGTTCCCTTCTCTCCTGTGACACCGTTGGTGCCCACACCGGCCAGCAACGGctgcccaccaccaccaccgacCACATTACCACCAGACATAA GGAAAGatctgtttggtgctgagccATTTGATCCGTTCACCTGCGGGGCAGCTGACTTCCCTCCAGATATTCAGTCAAAGCTGGATGAGATGCAG GAGGGGTTCAAAATGGGACTAACCTTAGAGGGCACCGTCTTCTCCCTGGACCCGTTAGACAGCCGCTGCTGA
- the gulp1a gene encoding PTB domain-containing engulfment adapter protein 1 isoform X4, with protein MNRAFNRKKDKSWMHTPEALAKHYIPYNAKFLGNTEVEAPKGTEVVKDAVRKLKFQRHIKKSEGQKTPKVELQISIYGVKILDPKTKDVQHNCQLHRISFCADDKTDKRIFTFICKDSESNKHLCYVFDSEKCAEEITLTIGQAFDLAYKKFLESGGKDVETRKQIGSLQKRIQELETENSELKQQLQDLEEQLMIAHVPPAGSISMKPQSTDVFDMVPFSPVTPLVPTPASNGCPPPPPTTLPPDIRKDLFGAEPFDPFTCGAADFPPDIQSKLDEMQRQRWRGSKWD; from the exons ATAAATCATGGATGCACACCCCGGAGGCACTGGCCAAGCATTACATACCCTACAATGCCAAG TTCCTTGGAAACACAGAGGTTGAAGCCCCAAAAGGCACAGAAGTTGTAAAGGATGCTGTCCGAAAGCTAAAG TTTCAGAGACACATCAAGAAGTCAGAGGGACAGAAGACTCCCAAAGTGGAACTGCAGATCTCCATTTATGGCGTGAAGATACTAGATCCCAAGACAAAA gatGTGCAGCATAACTGTCAGTTACACAGGATATCCTTCTGTGCAGATGACAAAACCGATAAAAGGATATTCACTTTTATCTGCAAAGACTCTGAATCCAACAAACACCTCTGCTATGTGTTTGACAGTGAAAAGTGT GCAGAAGAGATTACTCTAACTATCGGTCAGGCCTTCGACTTGGCCTACAAGAAGTTCCTGGAGTCTGGAGGCAAAGACGTGGAAACCAGGAAACAGATTGGAAGCCTTCAGAAAAGA ATTCAAGAACTGGAAACAGAAAACTCTGAGCTAAAGCAGCAGCTTCAAGATCTGGAAGAACAGCTCATGATAGCTCATGTACCACCA GCAGGGAGCATCTCCATGAAACCGCAGTCCACGGACGTTTTTGACATGGTTCCCTTCTCTCCTGTGACACCGTTGGTGCCCACACCGGCCAGCAACGGctgcccaccaccaccaccgacCACATTACCACCAGACATAA GGAAAGatctgtttggtgctgagccATTTGATCCGTTCACCTGCGGGGCAGCTGACTTCCCTCCAGATATTCAGTCAAAGCTGGATGAGATGCAG CGTCAGAGATG GAGGGGTTCAAAATGGGACTAA
- the gulp1a gene encoding PTB domain-containing engulfment adapter protein 1 isoform X1, with the protein MNRAFNRKKDKSWMHTPEALAKHYIPYNAKFLGNTEVEAPKGTEVVKDAVRKLKFQRHIKKSEGQKTPKVELQISIYGVKILDPKTKDVQHNCQLHRISFCADDKTDKRIFTFICKDSESNKHLCYVFDSEKCAEEITLTIGQAFDLAYKKFLESGGKDVETRKQIGSLQKRIQELETENSELKQQLQDLEEQLMIAHVPPPLHINAANEAYILQRPSSLFWCHSIKSLSCLEISSVTLTPMSSPESNLSAGLLTPPPAKPALLPPKPTEGCSIPRPRAGSISMKPQSTDVFDMVPFSPVTPLVPTPASNGCPPPPPTTLPPDIRKDLFGAEPFDPFTCGAADFPPDIQSKLDEMQEGFKMGLTLEGTVFSLDPLDSRC; encoded by the exons ATAAATCATGGATGCACACCCCGGAGGCACTGGCCAAGCATTACATACCCTACAATGCCAAG TTCCTTGGAAACACAGAGGTTGAAGCCCCAAAAGGCACAGAAGTTGTAAAGGATGCTGTCCGAAAGCTAAAG TTTCAGAGACACATCAAGAAGTCAGAGGGACAGAAGACTCCCAAAGTGGAACTGCAGATCTCCATTTATGGCGTGAAGATACTAGATCCCAAGACAAAA gatGTGCAGCATAACTGTCAGTTACACAGGATATCCTTCTGTGCAGATGACAAAACCGATAAAAGGATATTCACTTTTATCTGCAAAGACTCTGAATCCAACAAACACCTCTGCTATGTGTTTGACAGTGAAAAGTGT GCAGAAGAGATTACTCTAACTATCGGTCAGGCCTTCGACTTGGCCTACAAGAAGTTCCTGGAGTCTGGAGGCAAAGACGTGGAAACCAGGAAACAGATTGGAAGCCTTCAGAAAAGA ATTCAAGAACTGGAAACAGAAAACTCTGAGCTAAAGCAGCAGCTTCAAGATCTGGAAGAACAGCTCATGATAGCTCATGTACCACCA ccGCTGCACATAAACGCAGCTAATGAAGCGTACATTCTGCAGaggccctcctctctcttctggTGTCACAGCATCAAGTCACTCTCCTGTCTGGAAATCTCATCTGTCACGCTCACTCCTATGAGCTCGCCGGAGTCCAACTTGTCCGCCGGGCTACTAACTCCTCCACCTGCCAAACCTGCTCTACTTCCTCCTAAACCTACTGAGGGATGCAGCATCCCCCGGCCTCGC GCAGGGAGCATCTCCATGAAACCGCAGTCCACGGACGTTTTTGACATGGTTCCCTTCTCTCCTGTGACACCGTTGGTGCCCACACCGGCCAGCAACGGctgcccaccaccaccaccgacCACATTACCACCAGACATAA GGAAAGatctgtttggtgctgagccATTTGATCCGTTCACCTGCGGGGCAGCTGACTTCCCTCCAGATATTCAGTCAAAGCTGGATGAGATGCAG GAGGGGTTCAAAATGGGACTAACCTTAGAGGGCACCGTCTTCTCCCTGGACCCGTTAGACAGCCGCTGCTGA